Within Oncorhynchus keta strain PuntledgeMale-10-30-2019 chromosome 30, Oket_V2, whole genome shotgun sequence, the genomic segment CACGTTGCTGCTGAGTGGAGGAACACCAGAGTCTGTGGCCTGAACTTTAAACTGGAAAGTTTTGATCTCCTCATAGTTAAAAGACTGCAGACTCACTATATCTCCAGTATCAGAGTTTATATTTACGGAGGATGATATTGAATTACTTTTATCTAATAATGCATACCCAATCTTTGAGTTTTCTTCTGAATCTGTATCAAATGCATAAATTGTATAAATTAAGTCGCCTACCGGACTGTTCTCTTTCACGTAAACATTAGCCACGGGTTCTGAGAAACGAGGAGCGTTGTCATTGACATCAGAAACGTGTACTGTAATAAGGCTGGTGCTGGAGAGAGGCGGGGTCCCTTCATCCGTAGCCGTGATAGTGACATTGTACTGAGAAGCGCTTTCTCTGTCAAGAGGCCCGTCAACCACTAAAGAATAATCGTTTTTATAGTTCGACTTCAGTTTAAAAGGAACAGACCCAGTAAGTTTACAGTTGGTGATGCCATTTTTACTACTATCTTTATCTGTCACTGTCACTAAGGCGACCACTGTCCCTATCTCAGCATCCTCCTTCACTGGACTCATGAGTGACGTTACTGAGATTTCTGGAGAATTGTCATTGACATCAATAACTTCAACTAATACTTTACAGTGGGTGCTACGAGGCGGAGTGCCTTTGTCTTTAGCTTGAATACGAATCTCAAAGGCGGAGTTATTCTCGTAATCTATACTCCCCTTCACGGTAACTTCTCCAGTTTCAGAGTTAACAGTAAAAACATCGGGGAGGTTTAAACTCCCGCGACCAATAAGAGAATATTCTATTTCACTGTTAATTCCCTCATCTAAATCTGAGGCGTTGAGTGCTGCAATAATAGTACCAAATCGCACGTTCTCAGTAACACGAAATTTGTATAGCTGTTTGTTAAAAACTGGAATATTATCGTTAACGTCTTGCACATTGATAATTATAAGTAACGTCCCTGATCTAGGGGGTTTTCCTCCATCTATAGCGGTCAGTGAGAGCTGGATAACGGGCTGTTTCTCTCGGTCTAAGGCTTTCTGAAGCACTAACTCAGCAGACACACTCTGTTCTCCACCGCTCTGTACATCCAGGGAGAAGTGTTCATTCGGGCTCAGCTTGTAGCTGTTTGCTGAGTTACTGCCTGTATCTGCGTCATTCGCTATCGGTAGTGGATATCGCTCACCGGGAAAGGAAGACTCGGCTATGTTGAGTATATGCACTTTCTCGAGGAATGATGGTGCATTGTCATTGATGTCTGAAACAGTCACATCAATACGATGGAGAAGCATAGGGTGGCTCAGTACGGCCTGTATGTTTAAAGAGCACTTCACCGTATTCGGACAaagctcctctctgtctatcctcTCGTTTACATACAGAACCCCCGTTTTCATATTTGCCTCGAAATATCTCTTATTATGTCCCGATACAATCCTTAGACCCCTCGACTCCAGTTCCTGAACATTAAGGTTTAAATCCTTAGCGAGATTCCCCACAAACGTGCCTTTGTCCACCTCCTCTGAAACGGAGTAAGAGATCTGCGCTGCAGACCAGTCAAATAAAAAAAGCAACGCGACGCACTGAATCCAAACGCGTTCTCTTTGTCTTCGACGACCCATCGCTGCTTGTACAAGATGAATTAATCCAATGGAAAATAGTGACATATCCATGAAACCTGAAAAAATCCGTTAGACAGATCCTGTACAGAGCCTCCTGCCCAGCCC encodes:
- the LOC118372108 gene encoding protocadherin alpha-2-like isoform X15, coding for MDMSLFSIGLIHLVQAAMGRRRQRERVWIQCVALLFLFDWSAAQISYSVSEEVDKGTFVGNLAKDLNLNVQELESRGLRIVSGHNKRYFEANMKTGVLYVNERIDREELCPNTVKCSLNIQAVLSHPMLLHRIDVTVSDINDNAPSFLEKVHILNIAESSFPGERYPLPIANDADTGSNSANSYKLSPNEHFSLDVQSGGEQSVSAELVLQKALDREKQPVIQLSLTAIDGGKPPRSGTLLIIINVQDVNDNIPVFNKQLYKFRVTENVRFGTIIAALNASDLDEGINSEIEYSLIGRGSLNLPDVFTVNSETGEVTVKGSIDYENNSAFEIRIQAKDKGTPPRSTHCKVLVEVIDVNDNSPEISVTSLMSPVKEDAEIGTVVALVTVTDKDSSKNGITNCKLTGSVPFKLKSNYKNDYSLVVDGPLDRESASQYNVTITATDEGTPPLSSTSLITVHVSDVNDNAPRFSEPVANVYVKENSPVGDLIYTIYAFDTDSEENSKIGYALLDKSNSISSSVNINSDTGDIVSLQSFNYEEIKTFQFKVQATDSGVPPLSSNVTVNVFILDENDNSPGILAPYSEHGSVNTENVPYSAEAGYFVAKIRAVDADSGYNALLSYHISEPKGTNLFRIGTSTGELRTKRRMSDNDLKTHPLVVLVSDNGEPSLSATVSIDVVVVESTGEIQTQFRNVPRKEENFSDLNLYLLIAIASVSVIFLLSLISLIAVKCHRKEDSFRRYSAPMITTHPDGSWSYSKSTQQYDVCFSSDTLKSDVVVFPAPYPPADAELISINGNDTFNRTQTLPNNEKPKVPNSDWRYSASLRTGMQSSVHMEESSVMQGAQGVLVQNWPTVSSATGDAEGGETSPPMGAGVDSNSWHFRYGAGGPGGPPQHLKPGEVPPEAFIIPGSPAIISIRQQGGEDDKSDFITFGKKEEAKKKKKKKKEKKDKKDKGKDDDE
- the LOC118372108 gene encoding protocadherin alpha-2-like isoform X18: MGTKPLLGFSCFAPLTMGRRRQRERVWIQCVALLCLFDWSAAQISYSVSEEVDKGTFVGNLAKDLNLNVQELESRGLRIVSGHNKRYFEANMKTGVLYVNERIDREELCPNTVKCSLNIQAVLSHPMLLHRIDVTVSDINDNAPSFLEKVHILNIAESSFPGERYPLPIANDADTGSNSANSYKLSPNEHFSLDVQSGGEQSVSAELVLQKALDREKQPVIQLSLTAIDGGKPPRSGTLLIIINVQDVNDNIPVFNKQLYKFRVTENVRFGTIIAALNASDLDEGINSEIEYSLIGRGSLNLPDVFTVNSETGEVTVKGSIDYENNSAFEIRIQAKDKGTPPRSTHCKVLVEVIDVNDNSPEISVTSLMSPVKEDAEIGTVVALVTVTDKDSSKNGITNCKLTGSVPFKLKSNYKNDYSLVVDGPLDRESASQYNVTITATDEGTPPLSSTSLITVHVSDVNDNAPRFSEPVANVYVKENSPVGDLIYTIYAFDTDSEENSKIGYALLDKSNSISSSVNINSDTGDIVSLQSFNYEEIKTFQFKVQATDSGVPPLSSNVTVNVFILDENDNSPGILAPYSEHGSVNTENVPYSAEAGYFVAKIRAVDADSGYNALLSYHISEPKGTNLFRIGTSTGELRTKRRMSDNDLKTHPLVVLVSDNGEPSLSATVSIDVVVVESTGEIQTQFRNVPRKEENFSDLNLYLLIAIASVSVIFLLSLISLIAVKCHRKEDSFRRYSAPMITTHPDGSWSYSKSTQQYDVCFSSDTLKSDVVVFPAPYPPADAELISINGNDTFNRTQTLPNNEKPKVPNSDWRYSASLRTGMQSSVHMEESSVMQGAQGVLVQNWPTVSSATGDAEGGETSPPMGAGVDSNSWHFRYGAGGPGGPPQHLKPGEVPPEAFIIPGSPAIISIRQQGGEDDKSDFITFGKKEEAKKKKKKKKEKKDKKDKGKDDDE